The Rattus rattus isolate New Zealand chromosome 1, Rrattus_CSIRO_v1, whole genome shotgun sequence genome includes a region encoding these proteins:
- the LOC116910254 gene encoding LOW QUALITY PROTEIN: olfactory receptor 6C76-like (The sequence of the model RefSeq protein was modified relative to this genomic sequence to represent the inferred CDS: inserted 1 base in 1 codon): LGLTNDPKVNILIFIFLFLTYILSITQNLTIIXTQIDSHLKMPMYFFLRNFSFLEITFTTVSIRRFPVSIVTGDMTISYNSCMAQVFFFILLGLTEFFLLTAMSYDRYVAICKPLHYATIINSRVCIRLTVSSWLAGFLIISPPVIMGLQLDFCDSNIINHFTCDSSPVLLISCTDTAFLELLAFFLAVLTLMVTFSLLILFYMFILRTILRIPSAKQRKKAFSTCSSHMIVVSISYGSCIIMYVKTSVKKGVALTKGIAELNTSVAPMLSPFIYSLRNKQVKEYFKTLVKKCISNNN; this comes from the exons TTGGGATTAACAAATGACCCAAaggtaaacattttaatttttatatttttatttctcacttaTATTTTGAGCATTACTCAAAATCTGACCATTA ACACTCAGATAGATTCACACCTCAAGAtgcccatgtacttcttccttcGAAATTTCTCTTTCCTAGAAATCACATTTACAACAGTATCCATCCGTCGGTTCCCTGTGAGCATTGTAACAGGGGATATGACCATCTCCTATAACTCTTGTATGGCTCAGGTGTTCTTCTTCATACTCCTGGGTTTGACAGAATTTTTTCTTCTGACTGCTATGTCCTATGACCGATATGTGGCTATATGTAAGCCCTTGCATTATGCCACAATAATAAACAGCAGAGTCTGCATTCGGCTCACAGTTAGCTCTTGGCTGGCTGGATTTCTCATCATCTCTCCACCTGTGATCATGGGCCTTCAACTGGATTTCTGTGACTCCAACATCATTAACCATTTCACCTGTGACTCTTCCCCCGTGCTGCTCATTTCTTGCACAGACACAGCCTTTCTGGAACTTTTGGCATTCTTCCTAGCAGTACTCACCCTCATGGTAACCTTCTCATTATTGATTCTCTTCTACATGTTCATCCTTAGGACAATTCTAAGAATCCCCtctgcaaagcaaaggaaaaaggccTTTTCTACCTGTTCTTCACACATGATTGTTGTGTCCATTTCCTATGGAAGCTGTATAATCATGTATGTCAAAACTTCAGTAAAGAAAGGCGTGGCTTTGACTAAGGGTATAGCAGAGCTCAACACCTCTGTTGCCCCGATGCTGAGTCCTTTTATCTACTCCCTtagaaacaaacaagtaaaagaataCTTTAAGACCTTGGTCAAAAAATGCATTTCAAATAATAATTAA